GGAAAAAGCAGCGCATGCATTGCCGCGTTCGCCGCTTCTGGGGCGACGAGGAGGAGGATCTCGGCCATCTGGTCCACCGCCGCGGCGGAACCTGGGCCTTCCACTACGACATCGACGGCGACGAGGACGACGAGGCCGGCTACAAGTTCGGCGAGCACCCGTTCCGGCCCGGCGAGTACGTCTCCATCCGCGACGAGGACGGCGACCTCTACACTTTCCAGGTCGTCACCGTCGTCGACGTCTGAGGCCGGCCGGCACCAACCAGGGCGGGCTGCGGCAAGCGGTCACAGGATCGGAAAACCGGTATCCGGCCCGCCGCCATGCAGGCGGCGAGGCCGCCGATGCGGCGTTGGTCGCAGGCCCGGTAGCCCATCAGGGAAAACCCGGAAAACTCCGCATTTCTGTCGGGGCCGCGGCCGTCCCGCCGTGGTGTATTTGCGCGCCTTGATTGAGGTATTTCCGAGTACCATCCACCTCTTCTCTCTCGCTCCGCACTGGCTGCCGACCACCGTCATTGACAAAGATCAAAGCAACCGCGGGGCCATTCAGGAAGATGGAGTGGATATCGGGCCGACGTCGACGGGGTAACGCTCGTTCGGTCGGCCGCAAGGTGTGAAGGAGAGAAGACGACAGAACGCGCGTGGCAGGACAAGGACCGGTCCCCGGTCGAACGCTCCGACAGGCTTTGAAGCGGATGTCCGCTGCCGGTCGAAGCCGATCCCGAGGGTATTGAGGCCGCCCGCATCGCGATCAAGTCGAAATCCTGAGCTTTTCAAGCTTCCCCCCTTGTGTCGCTCCAATTGAGCAACACACTGCCGCGTCCCTGGTGGGCGCGGCATTTTTTTTGATTTGTCGCCGTTTTCCGCTCCGCCACTTGCGCGCGGGCGCCGCCCCGCGTAAGCCCGGACCATCCCCTCGCGATCCCCTTCCAGTGAGAGACCATCGGACATGAGTGCGAATATGCGGACCGGCGGCGAGCTTGTTGTGGACGCCCTTGTCGCCAACGGCGTCGACCGGGTGTTCTGCGTTCCGGGCGAGAGCTACCTGGCGGTGCTCGACGCCCTCTACGACACGGAGATCGCCGTCACCGTCTGCCGCCAGGAAGGCGGCGCGGCGATGATGGCCGAGGCCGACGGCAAGATGACCGGCCGGCCGGGCATCTGCATGGTGACCCGCGGCCCCGGCGCGACCAACGCCGCCTCCGGCGTCCATGTGGCGCGCCAGGATTCCACGCCGATGATCCTGCTGGTCGGCCAGATCGCCCGCGACCAGCGCGACCGCGAGGCCTTCCAGGAGGTCGACTACCGCCAGATGTTCGGCGGCATCGCCAAATGGGTGGCCGAGATCGACCAGGCCGAGCGCGTCCCGGAATATATGGCCCGCGCCTTCACCGTGGCGATGTCCGGCCGTCCCGGCCCAGTCGTGCTCGCCCTGCCGGAGGACATGCTGCGCGAGCTGGCGCCAGGAAAGACCGTCCCGGCCGCGTGCCCGGTGGAGGTCTCGCCCGGATCGTCTCAGATGGAAGCGGTGGCGGTGACGCTGGCAACGGCCGAGCGGCCGATCGTCATTGCCGGCGGCGCGCGCTGGAGCGAGGAAGGCCGCGCGGCGTTGCAGCGCTTTTCCGAACGCTTCGACCTGCCGGTCGCCTGTTCGTTCCGCCGCCAGCACCTCTTCGACCATACCCACCCGAACTATGCCGGCGACGTCGGCCTCGGCATCAACCCGAAGCTGGCCGAGCGCATCAAGGGCGCCGACGTGGTCATCCTGATCGGCGGGCGCATGTCGGAAACGCCGAGCCAGGGCTACACGCTCTTCGACGTGCCCATGCCGCACCAGACGCTGATCCACATCCATCCGGACGCCGGCGAACTCGGCCGGGTCTACATGCCGGCAATGGCGATCAACGCCAGCCCGGACGCTGCCGCCGGCGCGCTGGACAAGCTGGTGCCGCCGGCGGCCCGCGACATCTGGAAGGCGGCGACACGGGCCGCAAACGGCGATTATCTGGAATGGTCGGTCCCGCCGGAAGATATCCCCGGCGACGTCCAGCTCGGCGCCATTGTCGCAAAACTCCGCGACGAGCTGCCGGCCGATACGATCATCACCAACGGCGCCGGCAACTACGCCACCTGGATCCACCGCTTCTGGCGCTTCCGCAAGCTCGGCACCCAACTCGCCCCGACGTCGGGCTCCATGGGCTACGGCGTTCCCGCCGGCGTCGCCGCCAAGCTGCGCTGGCCGGACCGCACCGTCATCGCCATGGCCGGAGACGGCTGCTTCCAGATGACCGGCCAGGAATTTTCGACCGCCGTCCAGTACGGTGCAGCCCTCATCGTCGTCGTCGTCGACAACGGCATCTACGGCACCATCCGCATGCACCAGGAGCGGAACTATCCCGGCCGTGTCATCGGCACGGACGTCGGCAACCCGGACTTCGCGGCCCTCGCAAGGGCCCATGGCGGCCACGGCGAGACGGCGACGAAAACGGAGGAGTTTTTCCCGGCGTTGGATCGCGCGCGTCAAAGCGGCAAGCCCGCGATCCTCCACGTCCGCATCGACCCGGAAGCGATCACGCCGGCAACGACCCTCTCGGCGATCAGAGCCGCGGCGAAGAAGGCGAGGGGGGCGTAGGGCTGGCTGGCGTCAGTGCACCGCGCTGCTCGTTGAAGCCCCGGTCCCACCCCATCCTCGGCCGTCACCCCGGATTTAGTCCGGGGCCTATTGCCCCTACCCACGCGGTATGCCGTCGGTGAAGGTCCTCGGGCTTTGCGCGGGGCACCGTCGTGCGTAGTGCCGCAACGGCATACCGTGTCGAGGTGGGCAATGGATCCCGGCTCAAGTCCGGGATGACGACTGAGTTTTGGGGCGCCGTGAGGCGTCCTCCGCCGTCATTGCTGTGCGAGCGCAGCGAAGCAATCCAGAGCGGCGTTGCCGATAGCGTATCGCGTTGCCCGTTGAAACGCCGACCGCGCCACACCCTCCGCCGTCACCCCGGCCCCCGAGCCGGGGCCTATTGTCCCTGCCCACGCGGTATGCCGTCGGTGACGTTCATCGGCCTTTGCGCGGCGCGCCGTTCGTCGCGGAGCCGCGCCGGCATACCGTGTCGAGGCGGGCAATGGGTCCCGGGTCAAGCCCGGGATGACGACTGAGTTTTGGGCTGGCATGTAAGATCATCGAGCCCGCAGGGCTCGCAAGGCCGACCGCCCGCCGGCGCCGTAGCGCCGCCCCCGCGGAGGCCAGCGAGCGTCAGCGAGCGCGCGGCCGCGAGCGCCCCCGAAGCCCCCAGGCTTCGCAAGGGCGACCGCCCGCCGGCGCCGTTGCGCCGCCCCCGCGGAGGCCAGCGAGCGTCAGCGAGCGCGCGGCCGCGAGCGTCCCCGAAGCCGTCAGGCTTCGCAAGGGCGACCGCCCGCCGGCGCCGTTGCGCCGCCCCCGCGGAGGCCAGCGAGCGTCAGCGAGCGCTCGGCCGTGAGCGCCCCCGAAGCCGTCAGGCTTCGCAAGCCCGAACGGGCGCCGGCGCCTATGCGCCGCCCCCGCGGAGGCACGCGCGCAACGCGTCTGCCGTAAGCGAAAACGAGGGCCGCGAGCACCCCCGAAGCCCCCAGGCTTCGCAAGGGCGACCGCCCGCCGGCGCCGTTGCGCCGCCCCCGCGGAGGCACGCGCGCAGCGCGTCTGCCGTGAGCGCAAACCAGAACCCTGAGTGAAAAAACTACCCAACCTTCTCCAACTGCGGCACCGGCGATGCATCCGCGTCGGGCGTCACTTCCAGCGTCACCTTGGCGATGGAGCGGTCGTCCTCGGAGGTGCGGACGGAAAAGCCGAGCGCCTCGCAGATCGCCAGCATGCCGCCGTTCTCGTGCAGCACCTCGCCGTTGATGACCTTGATGCCGTCGGCGCGGGCGTATTCGATGATCTGGTTCATCAGCACCCAGCCGAGGCCGAGGCCCTTCAGGGGCGAGCGGATGAGGACGGCGTATTCGCCCGTGTCGTGGTCGGCGTCGGCGTGCAGGCGGACGACGCCGAGGAGCTGGCCGGTATTGCCGTCAAGCGCGATGAAGGCCATCGCCCGCGCATAGTCGATCTGGGTCAGCCGGGAAAGGAACGCGTGGGTGAACTCCTTGATCGGCGCGAAGAACCTCAGCCGCATGTCCTCGTCGGAGACCTCGGCGAAGAAGTCGTCGTAGAGCACCTCGTCTTCGGGGCGGATCGGGCGGAGGAACACCGGACGGCCGTCCTTCAGCGTGATGTTGCGCTCCCATTCCTGCGGATAGGGCCGGATGGTCAGCCGCGGATGGCCGAGCTTGTGGCGGCTGCGGTCGACCGGACCGATGGCGACGCGCGCATCGAGCACGACCATGCGGCCGGACTCAATGACGATCGGGTCGAGGTCGAGGTCGCGGATCTCCGGGAAGTCGATGGCGATCTGCGACAGCCGCACCAGCAGATGGGCGATCGCCTCCGGGTCGATCGCCGCGCTGTGCCGCGAGCCGGCGAGCACATGGGAGATGTCGGCGCGCTGCAGGAGGAGGCGCGCAAGGTTGAGGTCGAGCGGCGGCAGGTCGACGGCAAGGTCGATGACGCCTTCGGAGACGACGCCGCCGAGGACGATCAGCGGACCGAACACGGGATCGTCGGTGATGCCGCCGACCAGCTCGTGGGCGTGGCGGGCATCCAGCATCGGCTGGACGACGACGCCGTCGATGCGCTTGTCGGGGTGCTCGGTCGCCATCCGCTCCAGCATCTTTTCCGTCGCATCGGCAACGGCGGCGGGCGAGGGCAGGTCGAGCCAGACCCCGTCGACATCGGAATGGAACGGGATGTCGGGAGAGGCGATCTTGATGGCAAAGCGCCGCGTGCCGGTGGCCAGCCGATGGGCGGCGACCTCGGCCTCCGCGCCGTCGGTGACGACGATCGATTCCATCACCGGGATGCCGTAGGCCGACAACAGGATGCGCACCGAGGTCGGGTCGAGCCAGTTGCGCCCGGCGATCAGGCAGCGCTCGATGACGGTGCGGGCGCGCACGGCCGCCGGCGTGAAGCCAGCCGGCAGGCTCGGCGGCGTGCGCATCAGGAGCTCCTGGCCTTCGGCGTAGCGCACCAGGTGCATGAAGCCGCGCACGGCTTCCGACGGCGTGCGGTAGCAGGGAATGCCGGCCTCTTCCAGCATTTGCCGCAGCGCCGGGTCCTCGTCGGCGAGCACCACCGTCACCGGCTTCTTCTTCATGCTGGCGCGGCGGGTCTTCTTGGCCGTCTCGGCAATCGCGGTGACCGTCTCTGCCGTGGAGATGAAGGCGTTCGGCGCAATGACGACGAGGACGCCGTCGGTCTGCTTGTCGGCCATCAGCGCGGCGATGGTGTGGGAGAAATGCTCCGGCGGGGCATCGTTGTCGAGCACGAACGGATTGGCATTGGCGGCCGCGGGCCTCAGGAACTTCTTCAGCTCCTCGCGGCTTTCCGGGCTCGGCTTGGCGATCTGGCCGCCGCCCGCCTGCAAGCGGTCGGAGGCGACATTGGCGAGTGAATGGCCGTTGCCGACGATGGCAAGGCGCCGGCCGAAGCCGGGCTTGAAGCGGCTGACGGTCTCGGCTGCATCGAACATCTCGTCGAGGTCCCGGACCCTGAGCAGGCCGGCGCGCTGGAACGCCGCGTCATAGGCGGCATCGGGGGTGGCGAGACGGGCGCTTTCGGTGAGTACCTCGTCGCGCCGGTGGCCATAGGCGCCCGAGCGCAGCACGATGACCGGCTTGGAACGCGCCGCGGCGCGCGCCGCCGACATGAAGAGGCCGGGATTGGAGATCGATTCCAGGTGCAGGAGGATCGCCCGCGTCCGGTAGTCGTTGGCGAACCAGTCGAGCATGTCGCCGACGGAGATGTCCGTCTTCTGGCCGAGCGAGACGACGCCGGAAAAGCCCACATGGTGGGCGGCGCCCCAGGCGAGCATGGCGTTGACAACGGCGCCGGAGCGCGAGACGAGGGCGAGGTCGCCGGGCGTCGCGCTGTGTGCGGACAGCGAGACGTCGAGCTTGGCGTGCGGCGAAATGATGCCGAGGCTGCCCGGGCCGACGACGCGGATGCCGCAGGCACTGGCCGTCTTGACCATCCTGGCGCGCGTGTCGTGGTCCCAGGCATCGAAGCCGGACGCCATCAGGACGACGGCCTTCGTGCCCTTGTCGGCAAGGGCTTCCAGGTCGCGCGCCGACGTCTCGGAGCCGGCCAGCAGCACGGCAAGCTCCGGCGCGGCGGAAAGCCCGTCGATGGTATCGGAACGCGTGAAGCCGTCCGGGATGTCGCCGTCGATGGCGCAGGCAATCCTGTCGCCGGGAAAGCCGGAGGCGGCGATCCTGTCGAAAAGGATGGACTTGGCCTTGTCGCCGAAGCGGTTGGGGCCGATGACGCCGAGGCTGGCCGGCCGCATCAGGACGTCAAGGTTTCGAACGGTCATGGTGTCACCCGTAAACGTTGTGCGTTACGTGCAACCCTGAACGTTTCGCCCTGCTGGAGTATCTGTTCTGTCCGGGTTTCGGACTCTTTTTTGGGCACCGAATCACCGATTGCGCGTGAATCCGGGATCGATTCTGCCAGAAAAACGCGCCGCACTCGACGCGTCCGGAGAAAAGCTTTTCGGCTTCAATCATGACAAAATCACGATTGCTGAAGGACTATTTCGGGTCTTTCGGCCCGTTGGCAAGCCAATAGACCGTGATCAGCCAAGTATAATCCGTCTACAATCCGCCTAGAAGCTTGCCTGGAAACGGTTTTTCGTCGCAGGCAACAGTTGCCGCGAAAACGCCCGGGTGCGGGGCACCCGGGCGCGGAATCTGCCGAAAGGGTTAACGGTTTCGGCCTGGTGCGGCGTCAGTGCGCCATCATCACCGGCACGGTCATCGACTTCAGGATAGAGCGGGTGGCGCCGCCGATGATGAACTCGCGCATCCGGCTGTGGCCGTAGCCGCCCATGACGACGAGATCGATGGCGTTGTCCGCCACATAGTTGAGCAGCGTGTCGCCGACGCCGGTCGGCGCCATCGGGATGCGGTCGATCTCCACCTTGAGGCCGTGCCGGGCGAGATAGAGCGCGATGTCGGCGCCGGCCTCGCCTTCGGAGCGGGAGCCGTTTTCGACGCACACCACGGTGACCTTCTTGGCCAGTTCCAGCATCGGCAGGGCGGCATGGACGGCGCGGCTCGCCGTGCGGCTGCCGTCCCAGGCGACCATCGCCTTGCGGTCGGCGAAGGTCGGCGAGGAGACATAGGGCACCAGCAGGAGCGGCACACCGGAATCGAACAGGGCGGCCTCGATCAGCGCCTCGCGCAACGGCTCGGGATGGTCGGCGTCCTCCTGGCCGATGACGACGAGGTCGGAGAGCCTTGTGCGGGCGAGAAGGCCGCCCCAGGCGCCGTCGCCGATGGTGACGAGGCTGGTCTCGCCGTTGATGTCGCTGCGCTTGATGGCGTCTTCGAAGCCGGCTGCGGCCTTTTCCGCGCGCTCGCGGGCCTGGCGGATGGAGGCTTCCAGGAAGTCGCCGGGGATCGGCGCGGTGACGTAGCCGGGCACCACAGGCTCGACGATGGGCGACAGCCCGGTGACGTGGGCGCCGACGAAGCGTGCGACTTCCACGGCCATCTTCGGAGCCGGTCCGTCCCGGTTGAGGTCGAGAACGGTGACGATGTCCTTGATTGCCATTTTTCCCTCCTCGCCAATGATTGGCGACAATTATGGACCAAAACGCTGCGCTTTGCCTTGACCCGTCTCAAAAACCGGCGCGCGCCATACATGCTTTAAGGCGTTGCGGACGATCGGTAAATCGCCGAACGGCGGTCATCTGAAAGGTTTCAGGGTTTCCCGTGCGATGATCAGCCGCTGGATCTCGCTGGTTCCCTCGTAGATGGTGGTGATGCGGGCGTCGCGGGCGAAGCGCTCGAGCGGATAGTCCTTCATGTAACCCGCTCCGCCGTGCAATTGCAAAGCCGTATAAGTGGCGCGCTGGGCCGCCTCGGTGGCGTAAAGCTTGGCCATGGAGGCTTGCCGCACGAAGGGCCGGCCGGCTTCCTTCAGCCAGGCCGCCTGCAGGATCAGGAGGCGGGCCGCTTCCAACTCCGTCTCCCGGTCGGCGATCATCCATTGCACGCCCTGCATGTCGGCGATCGCCCGGCCGAACTGCTCGCGTTCCACCGCATAGGCCTTGGCAAGGTCCATGGCGGCTTCGGCAATGCCGAGCGCCAGCGAGGCAACGCCGATGCGCCCGCCGGTGAGTTCGCCAACGGCGATCCGGAACCCGTCATTGACCTCGCCCATGACGGCATCGGCGGGGATGCGGCAGTCCTGGAAAGTGACCTCGTTGGTGGCCGAGCCGGTCTGGCCCATCTTCTTTTCCGCCTTGCCGATGGTCATGCCCGGCGCGCCGGCCTCCACCAGGAAGCAGGTGATGCCCTTGCCGCGTGGCGCCTCCGGGTCGGTGACGGCCCAGACGACGAAGACGCCGGCGTATTCGGCGGACGAGATGTAGAGTTTCGCCCCGTTCAGCACCCATTCGTTGCCGTCCATGACCGCGCGGGTTGTCATGGAGGAGGGATCGGACCCGGCGCCGGACTCGGTGAGGCAGAAGGCACCGGCCGGGTAGCTGCCGTCGCAGAGCTTCGGCAGGTGGCGCGCCTTCTGCTCCTCGGATCCCACCGCCTGGATGACCTCGCCGACCATGTTGGTGACGGAGACGGTGACGCCCGTCGCCGCGCAGGCCCGCCCGAATTCGCGCACGGAAAGGGCGAAGGCGACCGTGCCGGCGGCGCTGCCGCCATGCTCTTCGGTAACGTTGAGGCCCATGAAGCCGTTTTCGGCGAGAAGCTTCAGATTGGCAAGGAACGGCTCGCGGCCGCCGCCCGCATCGAGCGTCTCGGCAAGCGGCGCCAGCCGGTCGGCGGCGAGCCGCGCCGCGGTCTCGCGGATCAGCCGCTGCTCCTCGGTCAGGTCCAGATCCATCGCCCGCTGTCCTCCCTCAGGCAATTTTTTTGTTACCAGAGCCGCCGGCGTGTTCCCGCCCTAAAAGAGCTGCCCCTGGTCCGGCTTTTTCGTTTTTTCAGGCTTCGCCTTCGCCGGCTTCTTCTTCGGTGTCGTCGTTTTGGCTTCGCCCGCGATTGCGGCCACATGGCCGTCGGCAAGCTCGATGTCGAGCACGTCGCCGCCGGAGATCGCCGCCGCGCTCGACACCGGCACATTGTCGGCGTCGCGCAGGACCGCAAAGCCGCGCGCCAGCACCCGCTTGTAGGAGAGCGATTCCATCAGCTTGGCGGTGGCGGCAAACCGTGCCCGGCCGCGCTCAAGACGGAGGAGGAGGGCGGCGCCGAACTGGCGCTCGGCACTGTTCAGCGCCTTTCGCGCGTCCGCCGCCCGCGCCGCGACGAGCCCCGGCCGCAGCCGGCCTGCGCGGGCATCGAAGCGCGCCCGGTGCCGGTTGAGGGCAAGGGTGAGGGCGTGGCGCCGCCGTTCGCCCGCCCGGTCGAGGTCGCGCCGGCGCGTCTCCAGCGCCCGCTGGACGAGGCCGAAGGAGACCCGGGAAGAGACCCGGGCATAGCGGGTGGCATGGGCGTGGGTGTTGGCGCCGAGCGCCCGGCCGAGCCGGCCCGCGGCAACGTCGAAGCGCTGGCGCGGCACGGCAACAAGATCCTCCGGCTTCGGCAACACCCGGGCAAGCGCCCGAAGCTCGCGCCGCCTGCCGTCGAGATAGCGCAGGAGCCCGGCGAAATGGCGCCGCGCGAGGTCGTCGATCGCGGCGATCAGCTCGGAGCGCACCGGCACGGCCATTTCGGCCGCGCCCGTCGGCGTCGGCGCACGCAGAT
This genomic stretch from Rhodobium gokarnense harbors:
- a CDS encoding thiamine pyrophosphate-binding protein; translated protein: MRTGGELVVDALVANGVDRVFCVPGESYLAVLDALYDTEIAVTVCRQEGGAAMMAEADGKMTGRPGICMVTRGPGATNAASGVHVARQDSTPMILLVGQIARDQRDREAFQEVDYRQMFGGIAKWVAEIDQAERVPEYMARAFTVAMSGRPGPVVLALPEDMLRELAPGKTVPAACPVEVSPGSSQMEAVAVTLATAERPIVIAGGARWSEEGRAALQRFSERFDLPVACSFRRQHLFDHTHPNYAGDVGLGINPKLAERIKGADVVILIGGRMSETPSQGYTLFDVPMPHQTLIHIHPDAGELGRVYMPAMAINASPDAAAGALDKLVPPAARDIWKAATRAANGDYLEWSVPPEDIPGDVQLGAIVAKLRDELPADTIITNGAGNYATWIHRFWRFRKLGTQLAPTSGSMGYGVPAGVAAKLRWPDRTVIAMAGDGCFQMTGQEFSTAVQYGAALIVVVVDNGIYGTIRMHQERNYPGRVIGTDVGNPDFAALARAHGGHGETATKTEEFFPALDRARQSGKPAILHVRIDPEAITPATTLSAIRAAAKKARGA
- a CDS encoding universal stress protein, which produces MAIKDIVTVLDLNRDGPAPKMAVEVARFVGAHVTGLSPIVEPVVPGYVTAPIPGDFLEASIRQARERAEKAAAGFEDAIKRSDINGETSLVTIGDGAWGGLLARTRLSDLVVIGQEDADHPEPLREALIEAALFDSGVPLLLVPYVSSPTFADRKAMVAWDGSRTASRAVHAALPMLELAKKVTVVCVENGSRSEGEAGADIALYLARHGLKVEIDRIPMAPTGVGDTLLNYVADNAIDLVVMGGYGHSRMREFIIGGATRSILKSMTVPVMMAH
- a CDS encoding bifunctional acetate--CoA ligase family protein/GNAT family N-acetyltransferase, which produces MTVRNLDVLMRPASLGVIGPNRFGDKAKSILFDRIAASGFPGDRIACAIDGDIPDGFTRSDTIDGLSAAPELAVLLAGSETSARDLEALADKGTKAVVLMASGFDAWDHDTRARMVKTASACGIRVVGPGSLGIISPHAKLDVSLSAHSATPGDLALVSRSGAVVNAMLAWGAAHHVGFSGVVSLGQKTDISVGDMLDWFANDYRTRAILLHLESISNPGLFMSAARAAARSKPVIVLRSGAYGHRRDEVLTESARLATPDAAYDAAFQRAGLLRVRDLDEMFDAAETVSRFKPGFGRRLAIVGNGHSLANVASDRLQAGGGQIAKPSPESREELKKFLRPAAANANPFVLDNDAPPEHFSHTIAALMADKQTDGVLVVIAPNAFISTAETVTAIAETAKKTRRASMKKKPVTVVLADEDPALRQMLEEAGIPCYRTPSEAVRGFMHLVRYAEGQELLMRTPPSLPAGFTPAAVRARTVIERCLIAGRNWLDPTSVRILLSAYGIPVMESIVVTDGAEAEVAAHRLATGTRRFAIKIASPDIPFHSDVDGVWLDLPSPAAVADATEKMLERMATEHPDKRIDGVVVQPMLDARHAHELVGGITDDPVFGPLIVLGGVVSEGVIDLAVDLPPLDLNLARLLLQRADISHVLAGSRHSAAIDPEAIAHLLVRLSQIAIDFPEIRDLDLDPIVIESGRMVVLDARVAIGPVDRSRHKLGHPRLTIRPYPQEWERNITLKDGRPVFLRPIRPEDEVLYDDFFAEVSDEDMRLRFFAPIKEFTHAFLSRLTQIDYARAMAFIALDGNTGQLLGVVRLHADADHDTGEYAVLIRSPLKGLGLGWVLMNQIIEYARADGIKVINGEVLHENGGMLAICEALGFSVRTSEDDRSIAKVTLEVTPDADASPVPQLEKVG
- a CDS encoding acyl-CoA dehydrogenase family protein; translation: MDLDLTEEQRLIRETAARLAADRLAPLAETLDAGGGREPFLANLKLLAENGFMGLNVTEEHGGSAAGTVAFALSVREFGRACAATGVTVSVTNMVGEVIQAVGSEEQKARHLPKLCDGSYPAGAFCLTESGAGSDPSSMTTRAVMDGNEWVLNGAKLYISSAEYAGVFVVWAVTDPEAPRGKGITCFLVEAGAPGMTIGKAEKKMGQTGSATNEVTFQDCRIPADAVMGEVNDGFRIAVGELTGGRIGVASLALGIAEAAMDLAKAYAVEREQFGRAIADMQGVQWMIADRETELEAARLLILQAAWLKEAGRPFVRQASMAKLYATEAAQRATYTALQLHGGAGYMKDYPLERFARDARITTIYEGTSEIQRLIIARETLKPFR